gtgccttccccaaactgttgccacaaagttggaagcacagaaacatctagaatgtcaatgtatgctgtagcgttaagatttcccttcactggaactgaggGGTCTaacccaaaccattattcctcctccaccaaaatgttacagttggcactatgcatagggacagatttgtccgtcggactgccagatggtgaagggtgatttatcactccagagaacacgtttccactgctccagagtccaatggcggcgagctttgcaccactccagcccactcttggcattgcgcatggtgattttaggcttgtgtgtggctgctcggccatggaaacccatttcatgaagctcccgatgaacagttcttgtgctgacgttgcttccagagagagtttggaactcggtagtgagtgttgcaaccgaggacagacgatttttacgttcTACGCGCTTCAACATTCGgcggttccgttctgtgagcttgtggcttaccactttgcggctgagccattgttgctcctagacatttccacttcacaataacaacatatACAGTTGACTGGGCAGTGCCAGCAGGGCATAcattttatgaactgacttgttggaaaggtggcatccaatgGAGGctgatggctcataataatggctggaatggaatcaaacacatggaaaccaaatgtttgtctatggagattgtatggctgtgtgctcgattttatacacctgtcagcaatgggtgtggctgaaatagccgaatctactaatttgaaggggtgtccacatacttttgtatatatagtgtatgataaacagagtagcagtagcatatatgatgattgtatgtgagtaGTCAGTagaaatgtatgtgcatattatgtgtgtgtgagcaaatgatGGTGTTAGTAGTGTGTTGGAGTATCCATGTGCTTAGtttgtagggccctgtgagtgtgcatagagaccgTGCAAAAAAtaatagaaaatataaaaaaatgtaggGCTTCTGTGAGCGCAATGGCATTgtggccatctccattttgaagtagtccattttcttcttACTACTTTTATGAGTTGGTTAACAAACAAGATTGTGCTTACTGCCACCTGGACTGTGTTGTTTGAAAAAGTATAAAGCCACTGTTGGTAATTTACTGCTActtgcagttatggaatgtttggtcacaagtataattcattggctgatccctcctgatgacctggatggaattatgtgatccttccttaacccataggaagtctCACTCGGTTGACTTAGTTCAAAATGGGGAAAGTCCTCAATGACGTTGCTCATGCATAAATTCGCTTTTGGGCACTAGAGtcctctatacatctctatggcgACGACAGAAACCTTGGACTCGGCCTGTGGTTGTTAGGTCAGGTGGTAGAGAAAGGAAGATAATTCCTCCATTATCTCTGGTTAGGACATCGCCGCTATGCAGAAACTGTTCAAAATACCTGAAACAGTTTGATATTTCATTGTGTTAATAAATTAATGGATTAATATCACGTTATTCATAAATCAACAACATTTCATCACCTGTTAAAAGTTTGTCGCTGGATTTGTTTCTTGAAGGTTTTGTTTATACGCGCGTTGCGTGGTTTTACATCCGTAAACAAGGAAACTGCACCTCCCCCTAATTGACGTAGAGCGCGGAAGCAAATTCAGAACTCAAGACTGAAGAGGCAAAGGCAAAGAATATACTTTTACcgtaaacaaacaaaatattatttatttttgccaTGGATAGTTAGAAATTAGTATTACTAGCTGTTTAGATTATTTTACATTGTGGAACCAACTTGTATGGATGAATACATATTTTGCTAGCTaggttgttagctagcaagctagttaaCTTACCATAATACTTCTTAGCAAATGTTGTTTGGTTTATGTGTTCAATGCAGGGTCTCACTTGAAGGAAGTATGGCGACAGGGGGGACCTCCTCTTCCAGTGGGGAGGGCTTCCTCTCAAGAATGGCCCTCAATGACAACAAGGCTGGAATGGAGGGCCTTAACAGGGACAAGATTAACAAGATCATCATGGAGTCCTccaaggtacagtacaggttgaTAACTTCTGTCTGTTTATCCAAACACGCAAACGAACACCCTAGACTTTGAGTCAATACCCTAGCTAAGTTACCTTACTCTAATGGCACAGGAACTGACAAACCCACGTGTGTTGAGGTCCAGTGGGTTCTCTTCTCCATGTTCCATGGCCTGTTACTGGAAGTCACCCACCTCTCTGGTTCCCTCTCTTCTCACAGTTCCATGGCCTGTTACTGGAAGTCACCCACCTCTCTGGTTCCCTCTCTTCTCACAGTTCCATGGCCTGTTACTGGAGGTCACCcacctctctgtttccctctcttctcACAGTGTTCCATGGCCTGTTACTGGAGGTCACCCACCTCTCTGGTTCCCTCTCTTCTCACAGTGTTCCATGGCCTGTTACTGGAGATCACCcacctctctgtttccctctcttctcACAGTGTTCCATGGCCTGTTACAGGAGGTCACCCACCTCTCTGGTTCCCTCTCTTCTCACAGTGTTCCATGGCCTGTTACAGGAGGTCACCCACCTCTCTGGTTCCCTCTCTTCTCACGGTGTTCCATGGCCTGTTACTGGAGATCACCCACCTCTCTGGTTCCCTCTCTTCTGCAGGGCTCCAGGTTCTATGAGAACGAGCTGAAGAAGGAACAGCAGGTGAACCAGCGCATTGAGAGGATGATGTTGCAGAAAGCACACATCACTGAGCAACAGCTGAGCAAAGCACAAGCACAGGTACAcggctatacacacacacacacacacacacctacacaaatAAGTATTATGtgacctctaacacacagatacactaGGTTTACAGTATAACTTCTACAGTGTATATTTCTGTGTTATAATTTGTTTGAAGCTGTCACCTCTGAACGTCTTGTTGTAGGTGGAGAAGATGACCTCTGACCTGGAGAGGGGTCGTGACCTGAGCCGTGTGATTGTGCATGTGGATATGGATGCCTTCTATGCTGCGGTGGAGACGAGAGACTGTCCTGACCTGATGGACAAACCCATGGCCGTGGGCTCCATGAGCATGTTGGTGAGATTCTATACGCCATGAACAGCACTGTTCATTTGCTAGAAACGTTTATATTGACCAACAGCCTCAGAAGCCAAGGCTTCTCGTGAAAGAGACAGGATTTAGAAGGCTGGCCACGCAAGACTATGACAAACAAGACCCGCTAGAGACAAATAACAGAGATGAGTGTAGTGGTTGTTTTGTTTGATTGTCATTCATTCGTGATACCAATTGTCTCCAGTTATCATGTGATGTCAAAATAAGAAAGCCAAGTCTGTTGAATGATCTCAGCATTGCTACCCAGAGGGAGGATCATATCTGGGGATCTTTCTCCTTCACATATGAACTGGTTTATGGTCTTCTCACTAGATCTGAAAGATGTGCTTTTATTGCACGACAACACAGATCTCATATTGAACCCCAGGTTATTTATATCTACAAATGTATGTGTTTTGTCCACTCTCCTCAGTCAACATCCAACTACCATGCCAGGAAGTTTGGGGTTCGTGCCGCCATGCCTGGCTTCATCGCAAAGAAGCTCTGCCCAAACCTGGTTATTGTTCCAATCAACTTTGACAAATACAGAGCAGTGAGCGCTGAAGTAaggatctgacacacacacacacacactgtatatataaatccTCCCCAAAGAGACATATGAGTCCCTAATCATCCTAAATCTCTGCTAGGTCCGGGAGGTCTTTGCAGACTATGACCCTCACTTCCTGCCCATGAGTCTCGACGAAGCATACCTGGACATCAGTGACCACCTTGAGCAGAGGAGAGGCTGGCCAGAGGCCCTCCGTACCCACCGTCTCCACACCAACAACACTGGGACAGCTAGAGGTATCTAGATCCATGTCAGTGCTAGGTCAGATGTCTAAACACAGGGGATGACTATGTCATAACTGAGCGTTATGGTCGCTTGTTACACTGTTGGAtagctttttttttaaacaatattgCAGTTGTGGTTTACGGACTGTGATAAAGTTGTCATTTGTAAGACAACTTTGAGAGTAGACTGTAAGTAGGTTAGATGTAGTATAAAGGCAGCTACGTGTTATATGGAAGATGTAACAAAAGGAGAGAGGTTTACTAAGAGCTTAATAGCAAAAGCCTCATGTCATTCTTCCTCTATTTCCTGCCTGACAGAGAAAGTGAATTAGAAGGGATTAGAACTATGTCTGTGTATTCTGTCACTTTCTCTTATCTAGTTCACTTTTGCCACCTGTCAAGAGTAAAGAGGGACAAGGGGAGCAGACGATAAGAGACGTGGATCCTCTTCTGTGAATCATCTCTCACTATCTCACACCTTCTCTccttgtctatctctctctctctctctctctctctagttgaggACCATGGTGGCctacaggagacagtagagttaGAGGGTTTGTCTCCTGTCCTGTTTGAGAACAGCCCCAGCTCCTCCccctgtctgcaggatgctgctgggggagaggtggaagtGTTTGGGACCTGTGCCGAGGAGGCGGTAAGAGAGATGCGCTTCCGCATCGAGCAGAAGACCTCACTAACAGCCAGCGCAGGTGAGAGAGATGCTGTGTGTTCATGTTCCTTGGAGGACACATtggattgtgtcccaaatggcaccctattctctattcactatttttgaccagggcccatagagaatagggtgtctttTTGGACACCTCAGAGTTACATTGTTAGTTGTGTTAAAATACCTCAGGGAATATTTGATATGTTACTATCCCAGGCTAACTTTATCGTCATATTCTGTGTATAGTTACATTaagcatgtatgtatgtgtgtgtgtaaaacaatTTTTATTCTAGGCATTGCCCCAAACATGATGCTGGCCAAGGTGTGTAGTGATAAGAACAAACCCAACGGCCAGTACAGACTCCCCTCTAACCGACAGGCTGTCATAGACTTCATACAGGACCTGCCAGTCCGGAAGGTAGGCTGTAGTACACCTACCCTTAAACCTAGACAGCCTATTTTAAGGGATGCATACTCTAGGTGATTGTTTATGGAACATGTTGCTAGCTGATGACTTACAAATACAGATGATGGTCTTTTGGTGTGCCAGATCTCAGGCATTGGGAAGGTGACAGAGAAGATGCTGGGAGCTCTAGGTATCACCAGCTGTTCCCATCTTGGCCAGGAGATGGCGCTGCTGGCCCTGCTGTTCTCTGAGACGTCTTGGCATCACTTCCTCCACATCTCCATGGGCCTGGGCTCCACACACATCGAGAGGTGCTGGCGGGCAAGCAGAGGGGGGTGGGCAGTGGGGAGAGGGGTGACTATACAGAAAACTCATCTGTAAAATGAGTTCAAGTCATCTGACTGAGTCTGTCTGTTTTTGTATTTCCTTACagggacggagagagaaaaaGCATGAGTACAGAGAGgtgtttgtttttcttttctgGCAACATATATGTGAAACACATAGATAAATAATGGTACATACTCGAACGCTCCCCATATCCAACctgtttctctatctccctcattCTCTGTCAGGACTTTTGGAGAGATGGGTGCATTAGAGGAGCAGTTCTCGCTGTGCAGGGAGCTGTGCCAAGACCTGGCTCAGGACCTGCAGAAGGAGGCGCTCAAGGTACTCTACAGCACAGCTCAGTTGATTACAGTACACTATTACTAATCGTATAGGTCATTACTAGAATATATTGCAGTTGTATAGCACATTTATATTCTTAAACGGTATATTCTTAAACTCAAATTCACTGTCTGATCTATTGGAttcatagtaaaaaaaataaaatcaaactCTAGTATTTGTATACGTTTGAAATCAAACTCCAGTATTTGGCTTTTTGTGGCTATTGTGTGAAATGCAGAGCCGTTCGACAGTACATAACACATGGAACTGTTTGTTATGGCCGGTGTGTTAGTATTCAGCACCATTGTGAACAGCCATTGCCTGACTGCCTGCCTCTTGCTCTGTGCATTGAGATTGCCTCAGATGACTCTTTCCTCTGGGGAAGAGAGAGCAGAAAAAGGTTCTTGAACAGAAAGGATGTTTCCGTAGAGAGGGTATTTTGGGGTCTTAAAACATTTCAGCGCTAGTGTTGGCTCCCAGACTCAATCTGTCTCTAACCAGCATCTCACACAATTACCAGAGCGTCTGTTCCCATCCCAATCGATAGAGAGAGCTGGCTTGGCACTGCCGTCACCCGCTGACTGAGCCCTAATATGCTTTTGATACCTGGAAGAAATGGAGAGCCGTTATGGAGAATACCAGGGACCAGTGTGAGCCTCAGCCTGCCTGGGGAATAGGCTGCTTGGGAATGACCATCACTCTCCTAGGAAAATGCCTTTGACCCTTCTTCACTTAGTGTCATCTGTCAGTCAAATCTATGTCTGTTCTGTCCTTTTGACACCTCCCCCAGGTCCAACCAGATTTAATCTGTGCTTCACCCTTTAATTTGCTCTGTGTTCTTCCAGGGCAAGACGGTGACGTTGAAGCTGAAAAATGTCAACTTTGAGGTGAAAACCAGAGCGTGGACGTTGCCGTGTGCTGTTGCTACGACGGAAGAGCTCTTTGCTGTCGCTAAGGACTTGCTGAAGACTGAGATCGACAACGTCAGCCCCCAGCCACTGAGACTGAGGCTTATGGGTAATCTTACTTTACCTTCTCCCGTCTGTTTAAATGTGGTGTCCCATTGGCAAGAAAATACATTAATATCAGCTTTCAAACATGTTGTACATAACAATAATATATGAAGTACTTTCTACTGAATCTGTTAATAATTCATATATTTGAACTTGTAGCTTGATTAAAACAATTGACTGCAGTTTTAAATCAACACTTGCGTGTCTGCAGGCGTTCGGGTTTCCAATTTCGCCAGTGCTGATGACAAGAAACCCCTGCAGAAGAGCATTGTGGGATTTCTCCATAAAAAACAGACTGACTCTAGTAGCACCTCCCAGATCTCCTCCCACAAGCCTGTGAAAGAGCATCCACCTAAGTCTCCAGGCCAGACTCAGCCCTCTGCCTGCCCTTCCATGGTACAGCAGAGACAGGGGCAAGAGGGTCACGCCTGGGTACCTAGCcgaggaggggtggaggtgggCGGGACTGGGGAGAACCAGCAATCCTTCTTGCAGAGAGCTCACGCCCAGAGGCTGCGACTGCAAGCTGAGAGAGAGGACCCACCAGAGAAGGGAGATTGTAATGGCTTCGAGACCAGACGGGGCCCAACCTCATCGACCACCACCCCCGaagggacacagacacacactccgaAGAATACAAATACATCAGCAGAGACAGACATCTCTATGAGTGCATTGACAGCTTCGGACAAAATGACACATGAACCTTCAGCCCATGCGTCTACTTCATCATGCTGTTCAACAGAGCCAGAGTCAGGGACAGACAGTCTGACCTGCCCTGTATGCTTCAGGGAGGTGAACACCACAGAGCTGACAGTCTTCAACAGACACGTTGACCAGTGTCTCAGTGGGGTTACTATGGGGCaaaacaaccacacagacacagagctagagagaggccCCCGTGTctgtgaggaggaggtggagaaagagataactggagggaagagggaggaggggccGAAGGAGAAAGGTAGTGAGCTGCTCAGTAGGTGCATGTTGGACTCAGTGGGCCTTCAATTAGACTCAAGTGCAGGTGATCATACGGAGTCCACTACAGGTTTACTTCTATATGAGACGAGTACAGCTAATATTTCACTAAGCACTGTGGGCCTGAACCCTGTCTGCCTTAACACTTGTCCAAATGGAGATGTATCTATACATAGAGCTAACACCCTGAAGGTTTCATCTCAAAGTGACCCTCGTGTTCGGGTTTGTCTGTTGTCCCCCGGTGGCCCTCGGCCAATGACTACGCCCAAGCCCGAGTCACGTGACCACAGAGGCCCCGCCCTCACCTGTCCAGTGTGTCAGGAGACCCAGGACACCAATGACCTCACCCTTTTTAACCGACACGTTGACCTCTGTCTGAACCAGGAAGTCCTGCATGAGCTTGGGGGACTGGCATCTGTGGACCGCACCACCCACACCGCACCACCTGCTGCCCACAAAGGTCCGTGTTTCAGAGATGTTTTATTTACTGAATGATCATGCATTACTGCCATTGTCATTCAAATAGACCAGGGACTTCTAAACTCTGTTTTTCTATGTGCTGCCACTACCAGTCTCATCCCCAGTGCTTCCATTGGTCCTGTTTCTGCCTCTTCCTACTCAATATGTAATCCACTTACGTGGTGGGTGTGTCGGGGGCATAGAgacaaatgtgttgttttacaggaaaTGTTGCAACGTGAAAGcaagttttctgcaattctacgcATTTTGCCATGCCTAATTGTGAAATTTAGCAACATGGTAAAGGCCCAAGGGCCACACCCTCTCATGCAATACCATGCCAATTGGCCACATGGTGGGCGATTGAAAATGCTAGCTTTGAAAGGTCAGCCCCCCAGCACCCTGTGTTCTTATGCTCAAACGTTATAGAAAAAAATCAATGGGTACACAAATCGGGGCCCCTGGGCATGTCCCCTATGTGCTCGGTTGGTAATCCAGCCATGCCAAAAATACTCATAAATTAGAATGTTCGATTCTTCCTGAATGTCTAGCTTTTATTTAGGGTATATCTTTTTTTAtgcataattattggcacccttgacaaagttgagcaaaaaagactgtttaaaataaataatacaaatactgagctatattgtatgcagaAAAGTTGggaaatgtattattttatactaatgcaACTGCTCAGAGAGAAATAGTTTTCTAAGAAGTTGTTTAAAACATCTCTAAAAGATAGGGTcagaattattggcacccctgttttcagtACTCAACcttccccttgtgaggataacgaccctgagcctttttctcaaatgttttatgagattgtaGAACACGTTGGGACGGATCTTTTATCCTTCGTCTTCTCTTATGGACTGccttcttcaattcaaaccacagattttcaatggggttcaagtccagagactgaaatggccattgcaaaatgtagatttttgtggattttgattagtgcttggggttattgtcttgctggaagatccacttgaagccaagtgtcagcctcctggcagaggcaaccaggttttgaCATAGAATACCTCTATTTTCATGTTATCTGACTGTAgaaccggttccaatccaagtgccaatgccgtttatCAAAGTCCAGgtggtgctatggtcagatgacatgaagatggagctctttggccacacacaccagtggtgggtttggtgtcgAAAAACAGAAGCATACTGTATGTAGACAAAGTACTTCATACCTACGGTAaagtatggtggtggatctttgatgttatggggctattttgcttccactggtcctggggcccttggtaaggtcaacggcatcataaAGTTgaccaagtaccaggacattttagccaaaaacctggttgcctctgccaggaggctgacatTTTgctgcaagtggatcttccagcaagacaataacttCAAGCACATGTCAAAATCCATAGGTTAATTGATCACAAAATCGACATTTTACAATGACCTTCTCCGTCTCTGGaattgaaccccattgaaaacctgtggttaaATTGAAAAGGGCCGTCCATAAGCACAGactaaggatatcaaggatctggaaagattctgtatggaggaatggtttaagatccctcccaaagtgttttccaatctcataaaacattttagaaaaaggcttagtgccgttatcctcgcaaggggagggtgctggagtactGAAAACACGGGAGTGGGCTGGACTACTGAAaacaggggagggtgctggagtactGAAAACACGGGAGTGGGCTGGACTACTGAAAACAGGGGAGGGGCTGGACTACTGAATACAGGGGAGGGGCTGGACTACTGAAAACAGGGGAGGGGCTGGACTACTGAAAACAGGGGAGGGGCTGGACTACTGAAAACACGGGAGGGGGCTGGACTACTGAAAacgggagggtgctggagtactGAAAACACGGGAGGGGGCTGGACTACTGAAaacaggggagggtgctggagtactGAAAACACGGGAGGGGGCTGGACTACTGAAAACGGGAGGGGCTGGACTACTGAAAACAGGGGAGGGGCTGGACTACTGAAAACAGGGGAGGGGCTGGACTACTGAATACAGGGGAGGGGCTGGACTACTGAATACAGGGGAGGGGCTGGACTACTGAAAACAGGGGAGGGGCTGGACTACTGAAAACGGGAGGGGGCTGGACTACTGAAAACAGGGGAGGGGGCTGGACTACTGAAAACAGGGGAGGGGGCTGGACTACTGAAAACAGGGTAGGGTGCTGGAGTA
The genomic region above belongs to Oncorhynchus mykiss isolate Arlee chromosome 6, USDA_OmykA_1.1, whole genome shotgun sequence and contains:
- the polk gene encoding DNA polymerase kappa isoform X2, with product MATGGTSSSSGEGFLSRMALNDNKAGMEGLNRDKINKIIMESSKGSRFYENELKKEQQVNQRIERMMLQKAHITEQQLSKAQAQVEKMTSDLERGRDLSRVIVHVDMDAFYAAVETRDCPDLMDKPMAVGSMSMLSTSNYHARKFGVRAAMPGFIAKKLCPNLVIVPINFDKYRAVSAEVREVFADYDPHFLPMSLDEAYLDISDHLEQRRGWPEALRTHRLHTNNTGTARVEDHGGLQETVELEGLSPVLFENSPSSSPCLQDAAGGEVEVFGTCAEEAVREMRFRIEQKTSLTASAGIAPNMMLAKVCSDKNKPNGQYRLPSNRQAVIDFIQDLPVRKISGIGKVTEKMLGALGITSCSHLGQEMALLALLFSETSWHHFLHISMGLGSTHIERDGERKSMSTERTFGEMGALEEQFSLCRELCQDLAQDLQKEALKGKTVTLKLKNVNFEVKTRAWTLPCAVATTEELFAVAKDLLKTEIDNVSPQPLRLRLMGVRVSNFASADDKKPLQKSIVGFLHKKQTDSSSTSQISSHKPVKEHPPKSPGQTQPSACPSMVQQRQGQEGHAWVPSRGGVEVGGTGENQQSFLQRAHAQRLRLQAEREDPPEKGDCNGFETRRGPTSSTTTPEGTQTHTPKNTNTSAETDISMSALTASDKMTHEPSAHASTSSCCSTEPESGTDSLTCPVCFREVNTTELTVFNRHVDQCLSGVTMGQNNHTDTELERGPRVCEEEVEKEITGGKREEGPKEKGSELLSRCMLDSVGLQLDSSAGDHTESTTGLLLYETSTANISLSTVGLNPVCLNTCPNGDVSIHRANTLKVSSQSDPRVRVCLLSPGGPRPMTTPKPESRDHRGPALTCPVCQETQDTNDLTLFNRHVDLCLNQEVLHELGGLASVDRTTHTAPPAAHKEREQPLQRGKSKRRGLSPPPPSKKAKALGPAWNTIDKFFR